TCTGCACCTATTCTTGATGAATATGTTGACAATGAGCCTGAATCCCCAAGCCCAAGTAGATTTCTCATAGATGAGTTAGGaatggatgaagaagaagtgaCCATATTTAAGAGGAAGCTTGAGTTTGGTAGAAAGGGCAgtaagaagaaagggaaggtaGGAttggaggaagatgaagaaggcaTTGCGGACGATTTTGAGTCGGATTTTTTCACAAGGTTGCCCAACTTATGCTGAATCAGGGGATAACAGTTCAGATGATGCAGGTTGCGGTACAGATGATGATGCAGGTTGTGGTATGATGCTGCAGGTTGTGGTACAAATGATAACTCAATTGCATATGTAGCATTTAACTTCAAATGGGTACCTATGAGcttacatttgaatttgtagGTGCTACACGTGAGTAACCAACCCCTATCCATTCAAGATCAACAAGGCAAAAGAAACTCTCTATCAAGGACCTCTATCTTAAAAAGGTTTGACAAACCTCTTGCTCTCTATCTTAAAAAAGGTTATCTATAGTATTTATCCTATTCTTGTCAAACATTTTTCTAATCAAATATGTACTTGTGATTAACTAACTTCAGCAGAATCAAAGAACTAGGATTATTATTATATTGCAACTTTTAATACTTGCACATCCTTATTCTTATTATCAGCTAGCGTATATTAGCTAGTATCAAATTGTCATCCTTGCTCAGCAAGGATTTAACTGTTAGAGATTTTCTTTGGAAGTCTATTATATTGACAATTTAATTAAGTTGTGTGTTTTTTTAACAGAGCAAAATAGTATGCAGTTGTCATTGAGCTTACACATTTGTATATTATGACCAAATTTTGAGTATATGTCAATATTTATAGTGATCCAAGCCTCCAAGGACTCTGGACGGAGTTAGTGATCAAATCTGAGCATGTCACCTGTTTTGTCATTTTGGTTCAAGTGCTTGTAATATGTGGGACTATGGAGTATGGTCTGATTTAGTGATCAGATATTGAGCCTATGTGGCCCTATTTTGGTTTATATGTTTGTAATATTTGAGACTACGGACTGATATTTATGTTGTGCATTTTAGTTCAAACTTGTAATATTTGGGACTATGAATTGATGCCAATGTTTCCTATTTTCTTCCAAACATGTAGTATTTGAGATTATGTCAGTTGTTATGCTTAAATCTATCCAATGGACTATACATGTGGAAGAATATGAGCTTATACGATGTTTTGTGCACTTATCAAATGGAACATATTGAATGTGTGCTATGAAAGTGTGATATTATCtcatttatatattattaagcgttatttttaatgtcaaaTGGTTTGGATACAATCTATGtgatttttttgagaaattaagccattttttttaaattttgtccGAAAAAGTTTGGCTATCGCTGATAGAATTTCGATAAATCCGATAATCCTATTTATCGCTAACCTCCGATATTTTGTTGTTAGCGATAAGTTTTTCCTTGGCTGAGCGTCGCCGAGCGCGACCTGAGGAGAGCCATGCCCGGATCATGCACATCATTGATGGAACCATCCGGGAGCGCAAGGAGATACCAAGGGCCTCTGCCGGCGCTGAAGATGAGGACCTGCTCGACGTGCTTCTCCGGCTGCAGGAGGAAGACTCACGCACCTTTCCTCTCACGGCGGAAATCATCGGCGCCGTTATCTTCGTAAGTGCTCCAAACATCTGAATCCATATTAAGGACATGTCGGGTACTCGGGTTAATTTGCACATGTCTGATAGACATCCGCTTATGTTGTAACTAACCATGCCCACATCTGTTGAAACTCACATTGATTCCAGGATATATTTGGAGCTGCTACCGAAACCACAGCCACTGCGCTAGAATGGGCCATGGCAGAGCTCATCAGGAATCCACAGGCAATGGCAAGGGCAAAGCTGGAGATCCGACAAAAGCTAGGCCAAGGAAGAGTTACGATCACGGGCGAAGACCTTCGTGACGTCCACTACCTATGGATGGTCATTAATGAGACTCTAAGATTACATCCAGCTGCTCCTTTCATTGCACGCATGAGCCAAGAGAATTGCCAAATCATGGGCTACGACATACCCAAGGGCTCTACTGTCTCCAACTCATTTGCGATTGCGAGGGACCCGAGGTATTGGGAAGACCCCGACAAGTTCAGGCCAGAAAGGTTCGAGGATAGCAATGTTGGGGTGCACTTTGAGTTCATCCCATTTGGAGCTGGCCGTACAATGTGTTCTGGAGCTCTGTTTGCAACCACTTCGGTACGGGTCACGCTGGCGAACCTCCTTTACCGCTTTGATTGGGAGCTTCCTAATGGGGCAAGCCCAGAAACGCTGGACATGCGCGAGAAGTTTGGTTTCAGTTTGCGCCGGAGGTCCGACTTCTACGCGCCGGCAGCCTCGCGTTCTCTCCAGTAATTGTGCCGCTTATTTACAGTATCTATCAACCTACCTCAGATACACCCCCATGTCATTATGTCACTATAGTTGTGTTATTGTTGTTAGCTTACTTTCCTAAAAATTAAAAGGAACTGTTACTGTTATCTAATG
The nucleotide sequence above comes from Phragmites australis chromosome 4, lpPhrAust1.1, whole genome shotgun sequence. Encoded proteins:
- the LOC133914278 gene encoding ent-isokaurene C2/C3-hydroxylase-like; its protein translation is MHIIDGTIRERKEIPRASAGAEDEDLLDVLLRLQEEDSRTFPLTAEIIGAVIFDIFGAATETTATALEWAMAELIRNPQAMARAKLEIRQKLGQGRVTITGEDLRDVHYLWMVINETLRLHPAAPFIARMSQENCQIMGYDIPKGSTVSNSFAIARDPRYWEDPDKFRPERFEDSNVGVHFEFIPFGAGRTMCSGALFATTSVRVTLANLLYRFDWELPNGASPETLDMREKFGFSLRRRSDFYAPAASRSLQ